A genomic window from Triticum urartu cultivar G1812 chromosome 7, Tu2.1, whole genome shotgun sequence includes:
- the LOC125519958 gene encoding uncharacterized protein LOC125519958: MLPTSIYVSLFLPLNERTGFWSPTEHVSLFHRLSAVVYLCGDQRFSQLSIELAKHSITKPKPGDRPREAEEQAMNTSVGPPADMSNTTLNPLWNQWEIQCLVLASFSLQVFLLFFPGVRKRHSSRVLSLLLWIAYLLADYVATFTLGRLALHLNDPRHQLLLFWTPFLLLHLGGQETLAAVATEDSLLWKRHLLSLVSQFMLSVYIVTKSWHFVSTKQLMLPMVLMFISGTIKYTERTWALMTAGSSMTPESNSISDYVLNVESSVLDEAKSYFERLHDLLSSDSQDKIDYEGLVEVAGKGIRICLDFLTDMTPSLKWNKGDTIDRAIRKLRGLRKPELRHQIAYKLAEIQLSLVYDFMYTKYGVLQYHLNLVYSGIERLITFGATSVALVLFRKADLDGQFADDLRADVMVSYVLLVGAVALDLTSIFMVISSYWPYLPGRSLFGNDGFPGKSAMFNLTKLVHPLGKELWSGQMAQYNLIGECIQEKKANLFVWALRKVGLVSEVKHIQVSPDLKEFVFRKLLDVGATKKVTEYWGRDFSTFHGQWALWALEATAEGRSIDQSILNLEGGTVAGVVLMWHMITEMCFYTTADEDSSSSMHRDISRELSEYVMYLVGKCSVKNASSGHFEFGKVRRDVRKALTQQRFSGGHLEQSKVILYGYEGHGFFTSRASATAKELLKITRPAELWELIATVWTEMLCYLAQNCESEFHIKSLSTGGEFVTHVRVLSIILGIPFIREARQAQAKHETKYSDFAMF, translated from the exons ATGCTTCCAACAAGCATTTACGTTTCTTTATTCCTTCCTTTAAATGAGAGGACAGGATTCTGGTCTCCAACTGAACATGTTTCTTTATTCCATCGCTTAAGTGCGGTTGTGTATCTCTGTGGTGACCAGCGGTTTTCTCAACTCTCAATCGAACTAGCCAAGCACTCAATTACCAAGCCCAAGCCGGGGGATAGACCAAGAGAAGCAGAGGAGCAAGCCATGAACACTAGCGTTGGACCCCCCGCAGACATGAG CAATACTACTCTCAACCCGCTATGGAATCAATGGGAGATCCAATGCTTGGTGCTGGCGAGCTTCTCCTTGCAAGTCTTCCTCCTTTTTTTTCCAGGAGTCCGAAAGCGCCACAGCTCCCGTGTGCTCAGCTTGCTGCTGTGGATAGCATACCTGCTGGCTGACTACGTCGCAACCTTCACCCTCGGCCGCCTGGCGCTCCACCTCAATGACCCACGCCACCAGCTCCTGCTCTTCTGGACTCCCTTCCTGCTCCTCCACCTCGGTGGACAGGAGACGCTCGCGGCCGTCGCCACGGAGGACAGCTTGCTGTGGAAGCGCCACCTCCTAAGCCTCGTCTCGCAGTTCATGCTGTCCGTCTACATCGTCACCAAGTCATGGCACTTTGTCAGCACCAAGCAACTTATGCTTCCCATGGTGCTGATGTTCATTTCTGGGACAATCAAATACACAGAGAGGACATGGGCGCTCATGACCGCTGGCAGCTCCATGACGCCCGAGAGCAACTCCATATCGGACTATGTGCTCAACGTAGAGAGTAGTGTCCTTGATGAGGCAAAGTCCTATTTCGAGAGGCTCCATGATCTTTTATCAAGTGACAGCCAGGACAAGATAGATTACGAGGGCCTCGTGGAGGTGGCCGGGAAGGGTATCCGGATATGTTTGGATTTCTTGACAGACATGACCCCTTCCTTGAAGTGGAACAAAGGCGACACCATCGACCGCGCCATCAGGAAGTTAAGAGGCCTGAGGAAGCCAGAGCTCCGGCACCAGATCGCTTACAAGTTGGCTGAGATCCAGCTCTCACTCGTCTATGACTTCATGTACACAAAGTACGGAGTGCTCCAGTACCACCTCAACCTCGTCTACAGTGGGATCGAGCGGCTCATCACGTTTGGCGCAACCTCCGTGGCGCTTGTGCTGTTCCGAAAGGCTGACCTGGATGGGCAATTCGCCGACGACTTGAGAGCCGATGTCATGGTATCCTACGTGCTGTTAGTCGGTGCAGTTGCACTGGATTTGACCTCCATCTTCATGGTCATCTCGTCATACTGGCCTTACCTACCTGGCCGAAGCCTATTTGGGAATGATGGATTCCCAGGTAAGAGTGCAATGTTCAATCTGACCAAGCTTGTCCATCCACTAGGGAAAGAGTTGTGGTCAGGGCAGATGGCGCAGTATAACCTGATCGGTGAGTGCATCCAGGAAAAGAAAGCTAACTTGTTCGTATGGGCTCTGCGCAAGGTTGGGCTTGTATCTGAAGTCAAGCACATACAAGTATCTCCTGACCTCAAGGAGTTCGTCTTCAGAAAGCTGCTGGACGTAGGGGCCACTAAAAAAGTAACCGAGTACTGGGGAAGGGACTTCAGCACATTCCACGGCCAGTGGGCACTGTGGGCGCTGGAAGCGACGGCAGAAGGAAGGTCGATCGACCAGTCAATCCTAAACCTGGAGGGAGGGACTGTCGCGGGGGTCGTCCTTATGTGGCATATGATCACTGAGATGTGCTTCTACACTACAGCAGATGAGGACAGCTCCTCCTCAATGCACAGGGACATTAGTAGGGAGCTGTCCGAGTACGTCATGTACCTGGTCGGGAAGTGCAGTGTCAAGAACGCAAGCAGTGGCCACTTCGAGTTTGGTAAGGTTCGGCGCGATGTGAGGAAAGCTCTCACTCAGCAACGTTTCTCTGGAGGGCACCTGGAGCAGAGCAAGGTCATCCTGTATGGGTACGAGGGGCATGGGTTTTTCACATCCCGTGCCAGTGCAACCGCCAAAGAGCTGCTCAAGATCACACGCCCAGCCGAACTATGGGAGCTCATAGCCACGGTGTGGACTGAGATGCTTTGCTACCTGGCACAGAACTGTGAGTCGGAATTCCACATCAAGAGTTTGAGCACCGGTGGTGAGTTCGTCACGCACGTCAGGGTCTTGTCGATCATTTTGGGCATTCCTTTTATCCGGGAGGCACGGCAAGCTCAAG CTAAGCACGAGACCAAGTATTCTGATTTCGCAATGTTCTAA